Genomic segment of Bacteroidales bacterium:
CCCGCATATCTATGGCGATGTTGTGGCTGATAATGCGGAACAGGTAAAAACAAACTGGGAAAAAATTAAACTCCACGAAGGGAACCGGACCGTGCTGGGTGGTGTGCCCGCTTCTTTGCCGGCTATGGTAAAAGCCTACCGCATTCAGGAAAAAGCCCGTGGTGTTGGCTTCGATTGGGAAGAACCACATCAGGTTTGGGACAAGGTGATGGAAGAAGCTGCTGAACTTAAGGAAGCGCTTAATAGCGGAGATGACAAAAAGAAAGAGGAAGAATTCGGCGATTTGTTATTTGCGCTTGTTAACTACGCCCGCTTTATTGGTGTGAACCCCGAAGATGCCCTTGAAAGAACCAATAAGAAGTTTATCCGCCGCTTTTCCTACCTCGAAGAAGAAACCCGCAAACGTGGGAAATCGCTCAAAGACATGACCCTCGACGAGATGGATGTGTTTT
This window contains:
- the mazG gene encoding nucleoside triphosphate pyrophosphohydrolase, whose product is MNDTLASFQKLLEIMDDLRAKCPWDRTQTLESLRYLTIEETYELSDAILENDLNEIKKELGDLMLHIVFYAKIGAEHNAFTIKDVLDGINEKLIRRHPHIYGDVVADNAEQVKTNWEKIKLHEGNRTVLGGVPASLPAMVKAYRIQEKARGVGFDWEEPHQVWDKVMEEAAELKEALNSGDDKKKEEEFGDLLFALVNYARFIGVNPEDALERTNKKFIRRFSYLEEETRKRGKSLKDMTLDEMDVFWNEAKKEE